A single window of Metallosphaera hakonensis JCM 8857 = DSM 7519 DNA harbors:
- a CDS encoding chorismate mutase, whose amino-acid sequence MRELDQLRAEIDKVDEELFKLFFKRLELVAEVGRIKRREGLPITDERREIEVRERWRRIAKSYDIPEVLADNLLTTMFSVSKMREVNPSEKRKITLVGYGGMARSLASLFKLAKHEVVITGRDLEKSLKLAQEFNFTTMAIPQALQWGEMVILALPPEGVLSDGITRFLHLAEGKVVMDILSSKAKLFKKLEEMSKENGYRFVSTHPLFGPYLYPVGEKIVLIPSETSKSVEEVAKFWTDTGLTTVITDVDTHEKAMAMVQVLPHFFVLGLSRSLDFLEKELGVEFTEFQTTNFREIYKIVKRVKELEPVITEIQRLNPYARETRSIGVRELNTLFSTLEEEKK is encoded by the coding sequence ATGAGGGAACTTGATCAACTTAGGGCTGAGATAGACAAGGTAGACGAGGAACTGTTCAAACTATTTTTTAAACGCCTTGAGTTAGTTGCGGAAGTGGGGAGAATTAAGAGGAGGGAAGGCCTCCCGATCACAGACGAGAGGAGGGAAATAGAAGTTAGGGAAAGATGGAGGAGGATAGCTAAGTCCTACGATATCCCTGAAGTCCTGGCTGATAACCTTCTTACCACCATGTTTTCGGTCTCTAAGATGAGGGAGGTCAATCCTTCTGAGAAGAGGAAGATAACCCTAGTTGGATACGGGGGGATGGCCAGATCCCTCGCATCCCTATTTAAGTTGGCCAAGCACGAGGTGGTCATAACCGGGAGGGACCTGGAGAAGTCCCTGAAGCTGGCCCAGGAGTTCAACTTCACCACAATGGCAATCCCACAGGCCCTCCAATGGGGAGAAATGGTTATCCTAGCCTTACCCCCAGAGGGGGTTCTCTCAGACGGAATTACGAGGTTCCTCCACCTTGCTGAGGGAAAGGTGGTTATGGACATCCTCTCGAGCAAGGCTAAGCTTTTCAAGAAGCTCGAGGAGATGTCAAAGGAGAACGGATACAGGTTCGTGTCTACTCATCCGCTCTTCGGTCCTTATCTGTATCCCGTTGGCGAGAAGATCGTTCTGATCCCCTCAGAGACCTCTAAGAGCGTAGAGGAAGTAGCCAAGTTTTGGACAGACACGGGATTAACCACGGTGATAACGGACGTTGATACCCACGAGAAGGCAATGGCCATGGTCCAGGTATTGCCCCATTTCTTCGTGTTAGGACTATCGAGGAGCTTAGATTTTTTGGAGAAGGAGTTAGGGGTAGAGTTCACCGAGTTCCAGACCACTAACTTCAGGGAGATATACAAGATCGTGAAAAGGGTGAAAGAGCTGGAACCCGTGATCACAGAAATACAGAGGTTGAACCCATACGCTCGGGAGACGAGGTCTATTGGGGTTAGAGAGTTAAATACTCTTTTCTCTACTCTTGAAGAGGAAAAGAAATGA
- a CDS encoding shikimate kinase — MQAYGGVSIVNALPSWYGSTMAVNLKVEVKVREGKRKTEDPLIAEILEHFSRNYGVPQLEVEVNSEIPVGSGLKSSSAVSTALIGEIAHRFSLNVDVPKLSAILSLKAGVSYTGALDDAVAAWFGGISFTYNKDFKVIKRERALRDVSVILLARGGKGRIDMEKLRSFKLLFHEIFREALQGRIIEAMKLNGIAIAEILGFDTEPIEGTLTRGAMASGISGNGPSYFAVTREGEEGPIVDFLSRYGEVKVARGVDVEGRD; from the coding sequence ATGCAAGCCTACGGCGGAGTCTCAATAGTCAATGCCCTCCCCTCATGGTACGGTTCGACCATGGCCGTAAATCTCAAGGTGGAAGTCAAGGTAAGGGAGGGGAAAAGGAAGACCGAGGATCCCCTGATCGCGGAAATTCTGGAACACTTCTCCAGAAATTACGGGGTTCCCCAGTTGGAAGTAGAGGTTAACTCTGAGATACCTGTAGGAAGTGGACTCAAGAGCAGTAGCGCAGTCTCCACTGCATTGATAGGGGAGATAGCCCACAGGTTCTCCCTGAACGTGGACGTTCCCAAACTCTCGGCCATACTTTCTCTAAAGGCTGGAGTCTCATATACCGGGGCACTAGATGACGCCGTTGCCGCTTGGTTCGGAGGAATATCCTTCACTTACAACAAGGATTTTAAGGTAATCAAGAGGGAGAGAGCTCTCAGGGACGTGTCCGTGATTCTGCTGGCCAGGGGCGGTAAGGGAAGAATAGACATGGAGAAGCTGAGGTCTTTCAAGCTCCTCTTTCACGAGATCTTCAGGGAGGCCCTTCAAGGGAGAATAATTGAGGCAATGAAACTTAACGGAATTGCAATAGCTGAAATCCTTGGGTTCGACACTGAACCCATAGAGGGAACACTTACTCGGGGGGCAATGGCCTCGGGGATCTCCGGGAACGGACCCTCTTACTTCGCAGTAACTCGGGAGGGAGAGGAGGGCCCTATCGTTGATTTCCTCTCGAGGTATGGGGAAGTAAAGGTCGCGAGGGGGGTAGACGTTGAGGGTAGAGATTGA
- a CDS encoding transketolase family protein produces MLQGSFSSIREAFGKTLVKLGEKDNDIVVITADVGDSSRASYFKEKFPDRYFNIGISEQDMVNFGAGLSAVGKKPVVVGFAMFLMRAWEQMRNSIGRMNLNVKVFVTHSGYSDSGDGSSHQALEDIALMRVIPNFKVVIPADAAEVERSMPVVLEEKGPLYYRMGRDYSPPITSSLDYKFEIGKAYVIKEGDDLTLIGAGVVLWDALKAAEELEKMGISTAVVNVPTIKPMDQSTIEYYARKTGRIVTVEEHNVIGGVGSAVAETVVKTYPVPMRFVGATTYGRSARSQRELLDYYGITPKNIINSALELIK; encoded by the coding sequence ATGTTGCAAGGCAGTTTCTCCTCAATTCGTGAGGCCTTCGGTAAAACCCTAGTGAAGCTAGGGGAGAAGGACAACGACATAGTAGTGATCACTGCGGACGTAGGGGATTCGTCCAGGGCGTCATACTTCAAGGAGAAGTTCCCTGACAGGTACTTCAACATAGGGATATCTGAACAGGACATGGTCAACTTCGGTGCCGGGCTCTCCGCTGTTGGGAAGAAGCCCGTAGTTGTGGGATTTGCGATGTTCCTAATGAGAGCCTGGGAGCAGATGAGAAACAGTATCGGAAGGATGAACCTCAACGTTAAGGTTTTCGTGACCCATTCAGGTTACAGTGACAGTGGAGATGGATCAAGCCATCAGGCGCTGGAGGACATTGCGCTCATGAGAGTAATACCAAACTTCAAGGTAGTGATTCCAGCAGACGCCGCGGAAGTAGAGAGAAGCATGCCGGTAGTCCTTGAAGAGAAGGGGCCTCTATATTACAGAATGGGGAGGGACTACTCTCCTCCTATCACCTCTTCACTGGATTACAAGTTCGAGATAGGTAAGGCCTACGTAATAAAGGAGGGAGACGATCTAACCTTGATCGGAGCGGGAGTAGTGTTATGGGACGCACTTAAGGCAGCTGAGGAACTGGAGAAAATGGGAATAAGCACCGCGGTGGTCAATGTACCGACCATTAAACCCATGGATCAGTCCACGATTGAATACTACGCAAGGAAAACTGGGAGAATAGTTACCGTAGAGGAGCACAACGTAATAGGAGGAGTGGGATCTGCCGTAGCTGAGACCGTCGTCAAAACTTACCCCGTTCCCATGAGGTTTGTGGGAGCGACAACTTACGGGAGATCGGCCAGAAGTCAGCGGGAGCTTCTAGATTACTATGGGATAACACCCAAGAACATAATCAACTCAGCCCTCGAGTTGATAAAGTAG
- a CDS encoding shikimate dehydrogenase family protein: protein MKCLEIDSSTKLLGVLGEKISYSLSPRIHNFSFNELGIGAVYVVFDVPRENFQRVFPGLLEIAYGINVTIPYKENVIPYLDDLSGEAAKIGAVNTIHEKRGHNTDYLAVKGLIASKTKEISKVLVLGAGGASRAASFALGEMGAEVTIVNRTRERGEELVSKLKGEGIRAKFADNCEGDYDVVVNTIPDPEGIPVECVKGKVAVEFVYKEETPFLRRARELKMMTVDGLEILVRQAMEAQKIWFGKSLDDSTVVNFINAGKQHR, encoded by the coding sequence ATGAAATGCCTTGAGATCGACTCGAGTACCAAGCTCCTGGGAGTGTTGGGGGAGAAGATAAGTTACTCCCTCTCTCCAAGGATCCACAACTTCTCATTCAACGAACTAGGAATTGGGGCAGTGTACGTTGTTTTTGACGTTCCAAGGGAGAACTTCCAAAGGGTTTTCCCTGGCCTCCTGGAGATTGCGTACGGGATCAATGTAACTATTCCTTACAAAGAGAACGTTATACCCTACCTTGACGATCTTTCAGGGGAGGCTGCAAAGATCGGGGCAGTAAACACTATCCATGAAAAGAGAGGGCATAACACGGACTACCTAGCTGTGAAGGGACTTATAGCCTCAAAGACCAAGGAGATCTCGAAGGTCCTAGTGCTGGGCGCCGGAGGCGCATCCAGGGCAGCCTCTTTCGCCCTAGGGGAGATGGGGGCTGAGGTGACCATTGTGAATAGAACCAGGGAGAGGGGAGAGGAGCTCGTTTCAAAACTTAAGGGTGAGGGAATAAGGGCAAAATTCGCGGATAACTGCGAAGGTGACTACGACGTTGTGGTTAACACCATACCCGACCCTGAGGGAATCCCTGTGGAATGCGTTAAGGGAAAAGTCGCGGTTGAGTTCGTGTATAAGGAGGAAACTCCCTTCCTGAGAAGGGCCAGGGAACTCAAGATGATGACCGTCGACGGTCTGGAGATACTGGTGAGACAGGCCATGGAGGCCCAAAAAATATGGTTTGGGAAATCTCTTGATGATTCAACGGTGGTGAATTTCATAAATGCCGGGAAACAGCATAGGTAA
- the aroC gene encoding chorismate synthase, producing MPGNSIGKAFSLTTFGESHGAAVGVVIDGVPAGLRLSQEDIQFELSFRRPGRMYVSGRREKDVPEILSGVYNGRTTGSPIAIVIRNTDVISSFYEEVKVKPRPGHADLPFIIRYGYENWDYRGGGRSSARETVGRVAAGAIAKKLLMFHDTWIAGHLKSLGPVDSPPADFLQVLCSKYSPVRASDKETEAKFEALVKQATVEGDSYGGVAEIVAKNPPPGLGEPVFDKIKADLAKAILSIPAVTGFEYGLGFQASRMRGSEANDVIVKKGEKLGWRDNKSGGILGGITTGEDIVVRCAFKPTSSIRKPQGTIDLRTGEPAEISVLGRHDPAVAIRGVSVAESMMAITLVDHSLRSGVIPPVKLEERQAEVIEDRWRRYMEECKPTAESQ from the coding sequence ATGCCGGGAAACAGCATAGGTAAAGCTTTCTCCCTAACCACCTTTGGGGAGAGTCACGGTGCAGCTGTGGGGGTAGTGATTGATGGGGTTCCGGCCGGTCTCAGGCTCTCCCAGGAGGACATTCAGTTTGAACTCTCCTTTAGGAGACCTGGGAGAATGTACGTCTCTGGAAGGAGGGAAAAGGACGTTCCAGAAATCCTCAGCGGTGTCTACAACGGTAGAACAACGGGGTCTCCCATAGCCATAGTGATTAGGAACACTGACGTTATCTCATCCTTTTACGAGGAAGTTAAGGTTAAACCCAGGCCCGGTCACGCTGACCTTCCCTTCATAATTAGATACGGATACGAGAACTGGGACTACAGGGGAGGCGGGAGATCGAGCGCCAGGGAGACTGTTGGGAGAGTTGCAGCTGGAGCAATAGCCAAGAAACTGCTCATGTTTCACGATACGTGGATAGCCGGTCACCTCAAGAGCTTGGGACCTGTGGACTCTCCGCCTGCGGATTTCCTGCAAGTTCTTTGTTCCAAATACAGCCCGGTGAGGGCCTCGGACAAGGAGACGGAGGCCAAGTTCGAGGCTCTCGTGAAACAGGCAACGGTAGAGGGGGACAGTTACGGTGGGGTAGCGGAGATAGTAGCCAAGAACCCTCCTCCGGGACTTGGAGAACCCGTCTTTGATAAGATTAAGGCCGACTTGGCCAAGGCAATCCTCTCCATTCCGGCAGTAACTGGCTTTGAATACGGTCTGGGATTTCAAGCCTCGAGAATGAGGGGGAGCGAGGCTAACGACGTGATCGTGAAGAAGGGAGAAAAGCTAGGGTGGAGGGATAACAAGTCTGGCGGAATACTTGGGGGGATAACCACGGGAGAGGACATAGTGGTGAGATGTGCATTCAAGCCCACTAGCTCCATAAGGAAACCACAGGGCACTATAGACCTGAGGACCGGGGAACCTGCGGAGATATCGGTCCTAGGTAGACACGACCCTGCGGTGGCAATACGTGGGGTATCTGTTGCTGAATCCATGATGGCCATCACCCTCGTGGATCACTCATTAAGGTCAGGGGTAATCCCCCCAGTTAAGTTGGAGGAGAGGCAAGCAGAGGTGATAGAGGACAGGTGGAGGAGGTACATGGAGGAATGCAAGCCTACGGCGGAGTCTCAATAG
- the aroB gene encoding 3-dehydroquinate synthase, which translates to MIEFSEKVCCSEVKVKVGRGVLGELDSIKGRKCVVHPKSLPLEVKGDLDITLEDGERGKDISNALSIVDKLLDAGFTRGDSLVAVGGGTVMDVAGFSASIFMRGLNLVNVPTTLLGMVDAGIGGKTGVNYGNAKNMIGTFYQPSLILDDLSFLDTLPEEELRRGLAEVIKYALVLDKELYDFLSLNSGAILRKDNDALERVISSSVKDKLAVVSEDERETKGIRIVLNFGHTIGHAIEAGSNFQVPHGLAISAGMVCEAKMAEELGYAEEGVVEDVLWLLHLFRLPISVEQLNSRVEVEKALSAMVKDKKRRGEEILMPFPTRIGNWRAVKIPLETLEGLAKQCLSNGGGP; encoded by the coding sequence ATGATCGAGTTCTCCGAGAAAGTATGCTGTTCCGAGGTTAAGGTCAAGGTCGGTAGAGGAGTCCTGGGGGAACTGGATTCCATCAAGGGTAGGAAGTGTGTAGTCCACCCCAAATCGCTCCCCCTGGAAGTTAAGGGGGACTTAGACATAACCCTGGAGGACGGTGAGAGGGGAAAGGACATCAGTAACGCTCTCTCCATCGTGGACAAGTTACTGGACGCAGGGTTCACCAGGGGAGACAGCCTTGTGGCAGTAGGTGGCGGGACGGTGATGGACGTGGCTGGGTTCTCAGCCTCGATCTTCATGAGAGGGTTGAACTTGGTCAACGTTCCAACTACTCTTCTGGGAATGGTGGACGCGGGAATAGGCGGAAAGACCGGAGTGAATTACGGAAATGCCAAGAACATGATAGGGACGTTCTATCAGCCTTCCCTTATCCTGGACGACTTATCCTTCCTTGATACCTTACCCGAAGAGGAGCTAAGGAGAGGGCTCGCTGAGGTCATTAAGTATGCCTTGGTGTTGGATAAGGAGCTCTACGATTTCCTTTCGCTTAACTCGGGGGCAATCCTTAGGAAGGACAACGATGCTTTGGAGAGGGTGATCTCGTCATCGGTCAAAGACAAACTGGCTGTTGTCTCCGAGGACGAGAGGGAGACCAAGGGGATACGCATAGTGCTCAACTTCGGGCATACCATAGGCCACGCCATCGAGGCCGGCTCCAACTTCCAAGTTCCCCACGGGTTAGCCATATCCGCGGGAATGGTATGCGAGGCGAAGATGGCTGAGGAATTGGGTTACGCTGAAGAGGGAGTTGTGGAAGACGTCCTCTGGTTGCTTCACCTCTTCAGGTTACCTATCTCTGTGGAACAGCTGAACTCAAGGGTAGAAGTTGAGAAGGCCTTAAGTGCCATGGTCAAGGACAAAAAGAGGAGAGGAGAGGAGATCCTGATGCCCTTCCCCACTAGGATAGGAAACTGGAGAGCGGTGAAAATCCCTCTGGAAACTCTGGAGGGATTGGCCAAGCAATGCTTGAGTAACGGGGGAGGCCCATGA
- the aroF gene encoding 3-deoxy-7-phosphoheptulonate synthase encodes MILFVLKADSSSFKEKLKSTSASYRMVNLYGKHVAVAWPDSEVEGVKDEAVEIMVKTKKSYVLAGNEWKRDPTVVKVGDVEIGGNKVVVAAGPCAVESEEQTETVAKAVKRAGASLLRGGAYKPRTSPYSFQGLGEEGLRILRKAGDETGLPVVSEILDPRDREVFGKYADMVQVGARNSQNFTLLRELGRLGKPVLLKRGLGNTVEELIQSAEYIMMEGNGNVVLCERGIRTFEKSTRFTLDIGGMVAGKLMTHLPFCADPSHPAGKRELVHSLALASVAAGADMLLVEVHPRPEVALSDSEQQLTPESFQLLMERVRALASVLGRST; translated from the coding sequence ATGATCCTTTTCGTCCTAAAGGCGGATAGTTCCTCTTTCAAGGAGAAGCTTAAGTCAACTTCAGCCTCATATAGGATGGTCAACCTTTACGGTAAACATGTAGCTGTGGCGTGGCCAGACTCCGAAGTGGAGGGAGTGAAGGACGAGGCCGTGGAAATAATGGTGAAGACCAAGAAGTCCTATGTCCTGGCAGGGAACGAGTGGAAGAGAGATCCAACCGTGGTCAAAGTCGGAGACGTGGAAATTGGGGGAAACAAGGTTGTGGTGGCAGCAGGTCCATGTGCTGTGGAATCCGAGGAACAAACTGAGACCGTCGCCAAGGCAGTTAAGAGAGCGGGCGCCTCCCTCTTACGAGGAGGGGCCTACAAGCCGAGGACCAGTCCCTATTCCTTCCAGGGACTTGGAGAGGAGGGCTTAAGGATACTGAGAAAGGCCGGGGACGAGACGGGTCTCCCAGTGGTGTCAGAGATCCTGGACCCCAGGGACAGAGAGGTCTTCGGGAAGTACGCCGATATGGTACAGGTAGGGGCTAGGAACTCCCAGAACTTCACCCTTCTCAGGGAGCTGGGGAGACTAGGGAAGCCGGTCCTCTTGAAGAGGGGATTGGGAAACACGGTTGAAGAGCTAATACAGTCCGCCGAGTACATCATGATGGAGGGAAATGGGAACGTAGTTCTTTGCGAGAGGGGGATTAGAACCTTCGAGAAGTCGACCAGGTTCACCCTGGACATTGGCGGGATGGTGGCTGGGAAGCTCATGACCCATCTTCCCTTCTGTGCGGATCCCAGTCATCCCGCGGGGAAGAGAGAGCTGGTGCACTCCCTTGCCTTAGCCTCAGTGGCTGCTGGGGCAGACATGCTCTTGGTGGAAGTACACCCAAGGCCAGAGGTGGCCCTGAGCGATTCGGAGCAACAGCTCACTCCAGAGTCCTTCCAGCTCCTTATGGAGAGAGTTAGGGCCCTGGCCTCCGTTCTAGGTAGGTCCACATGA
- a CDS encoding transketolase codes for MEKGGRDGIPISIEELNKLKEMADRARRNVIKMQFYDQSIHVGSSLSSIEILTALEMKVIRDSNDPINKDWLILSKGHAAPALYAVLHEKGLIKEEELWKIQDISGLLQGHPETFIPGVDMSTGSLGQGLSFGIGVATGIKISKGTGRVFVIMGDGEQDEGEIWEAMTHAVARNLDNLVAIIEMNGFQLDESTKDVKPKDFLPEVWRAVGWRVFHCDGHDIAGVISTVDEAIKTRKPAVIFADTKRGKGFTPIENTKRQRTVPDVARQFLLNS; via the coding sequence ATGGAAAAAGGTGGGCGTGATGGAATTCCAATATCAATAGAGGAGCTAAACAAGCTCAAGGAGATGGCCGATAGGGCCAGGAGGAACGTCATCAAAATGCAGTTCTATGATCAATCAATACATGTAGGGTCCTCCTTGAGCAGTATTGAGATCCTGACAGCGCTGGAAATGAAAGTAATCAGGGACTCAAATGATCCAATTAATAAAGACTGGTTAATTTTGAGCAAGGGGCACGCAGCTCCGGCCCTTTACGCCGTTCTACATGAGAAAGGGCTAATAAAAGAAGAGGAATTGTGGAAGATCCAGGACATTTCAGGACTACTTCAGGGACATCCAGAGACATTTATCCCGGGTGTAGATATGTCAACAGGTAGCTTGGGCCAGGGTCTAAGCTTCGGAATAGGAGTTGCCACTGGAATAAAGATATCCAAGGGAACTGGGAGGGTCTTCGTCATAATGGGAGATGGAGAGCAGGACGAAGGTGAGATTTGGGAGGCCATGACTCATGCTGTGGCAAGGAACCTTGACAATCTCGTGGCCATAATAGAAATGAACGGATTTCAGCTAGATGAGAGTACCAAGGACGTTAAACCAAAGGACTTCCTTCCAGAGGTATGGAGAGCCGTGGGTTGGAGGGTATTCCATTGCGACGGACATGACATTGCTGGAGTGATCTCCACTGTTGACGAGGCGATTAAAACAAGGAAACCGGCGGTCATATTCGCCGATACGAAGAGGGGAAAAGGTTTCACCCCAATTGAAAACACCAAGAGACAGAGGACTGTTCCAGATGTTGCAAGGCAGTTTCTCCTCAATTCGTGA
- a CDS encoding 3-phosphoshikimate 1-carboxyvinyltransferase has protein sequence MRVEIEPSRIEGEVGAPPSKSLGIRYVLLSLLTEVSLEQLPDSDDVKVATKVVQDLREGREELYLGGSATTLRMIIPILLAMGRKMKLDGDETLRRRPLRALKSLSAKFSSFNLPLTVEGHLNEEVEIEGWESSQYVSGLIYALCLKGGGRIKLIPPISSKGYIYMTADVIRAVNGEVRFQDNVIEVRCGKLSKFRGKVPGDYALASFYAVGAILTGGKVRISNLYPPPNYVGDHVIVEMLRESGAKSQVNQDTWTVEYRGQVRPLHVSINDVPDLAPSLAGLMALGSGESIMEDVERLRLKESDRIATILDTLSRFGIRGSYDAGKITVTGGNPRRGEVECPNDHRIAMMAGDLALKAGGSVSRAECVRKSNPRFWTDISSLGGKLTLKGS, from the coding sequence TTGAGGGTAGAGATTGAGCCTTCAAGGATAGAGGGGGAGGTCGGGGCTCCTCCCTCAAAGAGCCTGGGGATTAGATACGTACTTCTCTCGCTTCTAACAGAAGTGTCCCTGGAACAGCTTCCAGACTCGGACGACGTTAAAGTTGCGACCAAGGTGGTCCAGGACTTGAGAGAGGGTAGGGAGGAGCTTTACCTTGGGGGGTCGGCCACTACCCTGAGAATGATAATTCCCATCCTCTTGGCCATGGGTAGGAAGATGAAGTTGGACGGAGATGAGACCCTGAGGAGAAGACCGCTGAGAGCCCTTAAGTCACTGAGCGCTAAGTTCTCGTCTTTCAACTTGCCCCTCACCGTTGAGGGACATCTGAACGAGGAGGTGGAGATAGAGGGATGGGAGAGCAGTCAATACGTGTCAGGGCTAATATACGCCCTCTGCCTCAAGGGTGGAGGAAGAATCAAGCTCATCCCCCCGATCTCTTCCAAGGGTTACATCTATATGACTGCAGACGTGATCAGAGCGGTGAACGGTGAGGTTAGGTTCCAGGATAACGTAATTGAGGTTAGATGCGGGAAATTGTCCAAGTTCCGGGGTAAAGTTCCAGGGGACTACGCCTTGGCCTCCTTCTACGCTGTTGGAGCAATATTAACAGGGGGGAAAGTTAGGATATCCAATCTTTACCCTCCCCCAAACTACGTCGGGGATCACGTGATCGTGGAGATGTTGAGAGAGAGCGGGGCCAAAAGCCAAGTGAATCAAGATACGTGGACTGTTGAGTATCGGGGCCAAGTGAGACCTCTTCACGTCTCCATTAACGACGTCCCGGACCTAGCTCCCTCCCTTGCTGGTCTAATGGCTCTGGGCTCCGGGGAGTCAATAATGGAAGACGTTGAGAGGTTAAGACTCAAGGAAAGCGACAGAATCGCCACCATTCTGGACACCTTGAGCAGGTTCGGGATCAGGGGAAGCTATGATGCGGGGAAAATCACCGTCACGGGAGGAAACCCAAGGCGTGGAGAAGTGGAGTGCCCCAACGACCACAGAATCGCAATGATGGCCGGAGATCTGGCTCTCAAGGCTGGAGGATCCGTGAGCAGGGCAGAGTGCGTAAGGAAGAGCAACCCAAGATTCTGGACCGATATTTCCTCACTCGGGGGCAAATTGACATTGAAGGGCTCATGA
- a CDS encoding HesA/MoeB/ThiF family protein, protein MFTRQLLVLGPEIQEKLSSLHVLVAGCGALGTALVEILTRLGVGRITVVDADIVETSNLHRTHFFTVEDVGKPKAEICAERARAIGSGTVITSVLDIVDETNAESLIKGKDFVFDALDNVNPRLILNDACVRNSVPLIYGGVSGEYGSVMFVNPEDTPCLSCFMEPVEQADACETMGTTFMVVSFVANLQVQMMLNYLRGEIPRGLYYIDARTLSLQVIDIKRNPSCEACSLHEFKYLKGIKMNCGLIRIKEIPPEGGKPLVRRTKDGLVICYENCFKKLGR, encoded by the coding sequence ATGTTTACAAGGCAATTGTTGGTGTTGGGTCCCGAGATTCAAGAGAAGCTATCCTCTCTCCATGTGTTGGTTGCAGGTTGTGGAGCTCTTGGAACTGCCCTTGTTGAGATCCTAACTAGATTGGGGGTGGGAAGAATCACGGTGGTGGATGCAGATATCGTTGAGACGTCCAACTTACATAGGACTCACTTTTTCACGGTTGAGGATGTAGGGAAACCAAAGGCAGAGATATGCGCGGAGAGAGCGAGAGCAATAGGGAGCGGGACAGTGATCACTTCAGTCCTCGATATTGTGGATGAGACCAACGCAGAGTCACTTATCAAGGGAAAGGACTTCGTATTCGATGCCCTAGATAACGTAAATCCTAGGTTAATCCTTAACGACGCCTGTGTGAGGAACTCCGTTCCCTTGATTTACGGTGGGGTCTCAGGAGAATACGGTTCAGTGATGTTCGTGAACCCTGAAGACACCCCGTGCCTATCATGCTTCATGGAGCCCGTAGAGCAAGCGGATGCTTGTGAAACCATGGGAACCACGTTTATGGTTGTGTCCTTCGTAGCGAACCTTCAGGTACAGATGATGCTCAATTACCTTCGAGGCGAGATTCCTAGGGGACTTTACTACATAGATGCCAGAACCCTATCCTTGCAGGTCATAGATATCAAGAGGAACCCTTCCTGTGAGGCCTGTTCCCTTCACGAATTTAAATATCTGAAGGGAATAAAGATGAACTGCGGATTAATTAGAATCAAGGAGATCCCCCCTGAAGGAGGGAAACCCTTAGTGAGAAGGACAAAGGACGGTTTAGTTATCTGCTACGAAAATTGTTTTAAGAAGTTAGGAAGAT